The DNA region AAAATGGAAGCAGTAACAGACCCTACCACAAAGGGTTGTAAATTGCTGGGACTCAACAAATTCATTTACAAACTGTTCAGATGCAAAGcaagtgctccataaatgttaactattatcacaattattctcttttaagaggaggaaactgagagtgAGAGAAATGAGGTCACctgcttaaggtcacacagctagagagGGACAGAGCTGTGCTTTGAAGCCAGGTCCCCATTTGCCTAAAGACAGGAGGGGAGCTGGAAAGAAAGACGAAAGCCAATGAAGGTTGGAGAAAAGTCTTAGCAGAAATCCATTTGTCTCCTGTGCGTCCCCACCCTCTAAGAGGTGGGATCAGGCTGCTCCGGGACACCTACctgtggaaggagagggaaagagaaagctgAGCAGAGTTCCAGTCCCAGCACTGCCACTAATGAGCTGAATGGCTcccctgcacctcagtttcctcctctgtgaaatgggactaaTTCCATCTTCCTGTTATAGGACTGTCAGGACTGGAGATGTTGCTTGGGAAAGGCCCGTTCTCTCCTCCCACACCTTCTACCCACTCCTGCCTACCCGAAGAGGATGAGGCAGCTTGCCCAACCGCCTGGGAGGTGGGCCCCAGCAGGGCGGGACAAGGCGACCAGGAGGACTTAATTAAGGGCAGAAAAGCAGAAGTGACAGGGTTTCCCAAGTCTCAGAGGACGAAATTCCCCACACttcctctccacctgctgccgCTGCCTACGGCCGCCGGGCTGGCTCCGCTGCGATTCAGGAGGCATGAGGACCCTCCAGGGGACAGCTGAGCACCTCATCAGGACCGGGTAGGTCTGGAGACCTTGGCTACTGGGAGCGGCAGGCATCTGGGGTAGCGCCTAGGGCTCACGCTCTGCCATTCCCTGGCTGCATGACTTTGGGTAAACCCTCACCTCGTGGAGCCTCATTTCCCCACTTATGGAATGAGAGTAACAATCATGTCCCTAAGACTGTTGTGAGAATTGACTGAGGAAATGCACATGTAGGACTTGCTATTGTGCTTGGCtcagagtaagcactcaatagATGGCAGCTAAAATCCTTACTGACCACTCGCAACACAGGCCGTGGCTCCCGATATGACTTAGAACTGGTTTTCCATTCTGTTATTGTTTACAGTAGCTATTTATTTTCACAGCTACCAGGTTTTGAATACTAATGATACAGTAGGGGGTGGGTTAGTCCCACATTAAAATGCCATCAGGAGCTGGGGAGGTCGTAATTCATTAACTCCAACCTCAAGTGGGTCCTCCACGGTGCCCAGCATTTCCTGTATTCATTTACTTTCCCACTTTCCTGGACAGCTACTTTCTCCTGCATCTTCAAGCTTTCATTGCCTCCTCTGGCATCCTCACCATCAGTGCTGACCTCACTTCCTGCTACCCTGAGCAAACAGAAGCAAGTATGCTGCCGTCAATAAATACTTAGGGAGCACGCACTGCATGGCCAGACACTATTCTGGGCACTAGGACATACCAGTGATCAAAAGAGACCAAGTTCCTGCCTGGTGGATGCTCTAGTGACAGACAATAGCTGACATGATACAAGTTGCCAGGCGCAAAATGACCCTATGCTGTACTACTTTCATCGTACCATGTTATAgacgagaaaactgaggcacagggaggttaagAAACCTGGCCAAGACCACACAGACGGTGAGTggtgatttgaacccaggcagtctggagTCTTGCCTTTAACAATTGTGGTGTTCTGCGCATACCTGATGATGCTGATATATAATTGCCCACACTTTGCCTGCCCACCCACCGTCATCTGCACCCATTTCCTCTGCCTTCCCACCTGCTATTAAGAATGAACGGCCCCTGCTTCTTTCTAAGACCAGCCCCGCCTTTTGTGCTCTTGGTCTCACCCCTGCCACCCATGAACATCACTGCAGGGAGCCTCCCCTTCATCACTGCCTCCACCCCCCTTTAGTGGCTCTCCCATCTGCAAGCCTGCCAGAGCTTCTTCCATCTTCAATGAATTCTCTTGGTCACATTTCACCCATCGGCTACTGCATCTTTCTTGACCCATCAGTAGCATTTCACATAGGTGATCGCTCCCTTCTTCTTGGGACATTTTATGTACTTGGCTGTTCAAGCACCGCATGGCCTGGCTTCTCGGCCTCCTTCACTGGTCCTTCTTCACCTCCCAAACTGTTAACCCAAGAGTTCAAGGGCTCAGTCCTTggatctctctcctcctcctcaagaCACGTCTTGAGGAATCTCATCCTGCCCCTTGATTTAAAATACCATCTATAAATCAACAACACCCAACATTCTATCTCCAGCCTGATCTCTCCTCTAAATTCCCGATTCGTGTTTCCAACCACATACTCAACAGCTCCACTGAACGGCTAACTTGGCAACTTAAATTTCAGACTTTCAACTgaatccctcctctccccacttcaCTCAAACCTGCCTGAACCACAGACTTTTCTGTCTCGGGAAATGACACCTCAATGTTTCCAGTGCTCAGGCCACCAAACCTCATGGTCCTCTTTCTCTCACACCCGCAGCCAATCAGTCTGTCAATTGACTCTTCCAATAAAATGTATCCAGAATCCAACCTCTCCTTACAATTCCTCCGCAGTCACTCTTTAGTATAAGCTCTATAAGGGCAAGGATTCTCGTCTATTTATTCATTCCTGTTTCTCCAATGGGTGACACATAgtagttgatttaaaaaatatttgttgaataaataaatataaggaaAATAGAGTAGAAAAGTTTCTCGGAGGTCAACTGAtccactctcccttccccttctccccccaaatTATAAAGGAGACACTGAGGTTTAGAAAGAAGGCATGTTCAGTGTCACACAGTGCCAACAGTGGAACAGTgactttatttctctctttctcgttctctctctcttatttgtGCTTCTCTCTTCACGACTCTTTCATTCCCTTGGGACAGTTGCCCTCACAAAACTGAGATTATGGACATCCTCACATCCTCAGGAACTGCATGGAAACTGGGTTCTTCCCTGACAACTCCAGCGTGAATAATCCTGGGGAAGGCTCTGATTGATATAGCTTGGGTCAGGTGGGTTTGGGGTGGGTTACTCTAATTGGCGGACCTGGGAAGACTGCCTACTCCTTTGGCTAATGGGGTGGAGCCTGTTAGCAGATGAAGGCTTTGTGGGGCAGAGACAGTGGGCAgacacccaacccccaccctcctgATAAAGGTTCCCCCAATTTCTTGTGTGCAGGTGGAGATTCTGGCTCTTGGGGCTCTGCAAGGCCCTTGTTCCACTGCAGGCTGCCTGGGTCGCCTTCTCTCAGCCTGTCCCAGCCAGCTGTGACCAGCTGTTGATCCAGCTTCTCCTGTGTGGTTCCCTAGCTGTTGCTGCTGCAGGTCTGGCCCACCACTGGCTGGTGTCCTCACTGCTTTATCCTCTGGGGCCCTCGGCCATGGtggcctctctctgtggcctcctgGTCTTACTAGGCCTGGGCCTGGTGCCTCCAGCTCGCTGCCTGTTTGCACTCAGCGTGCCAACTCTGGGCACAGCACAGGGCCGCCGCCTGCTCCTCTCCTGGAGTACTGCCACCCTGGCTGTCACCGTGGTGCCCAACGTCTTGGCCAACGTGGGCGCGGCTGGGCAGGTGCTGAGGTGTGTCACCGAGGGCTCCCTGGAGAGTCTTCTCAACACCACTCACCAGCTACACACGGCGTCCAGGGCTCTGAATCCCACTGGCCGAGGCCTGACACTCCAGGCCCAGGGCAATGGCTCTGTCTTCCGGCTtcacatgctcaaggtcactcagcAGGTCCTGGAGGACTTCTCTGGCCTGGAGTCCCTGGCCCAGGCAGCAGCCCTGGGCATCCAGCGGGTGGTTACAGGGCTCTTTGCGCTGGGCCTCCTGATAAACTCAGCACGCTATCTCCACTGCTACCTGACTGACCTGCGGTTTGATAACGTCTATGCCACACGGCAGTTagcccagcagctggaggaggccgGGGCCACAcacctgctggcctccccaccagcctggctgcTCAGGGCGGCGTGGCCAAGGCTGTCCCAGGGGGAGCTGCTGAGCTGTCTACTAAGGCTGGGGCTGCTCGCCCTGCTCCTGGTGGCCACCGCGGTGACCGTGGCCACAGACCACGTGGCCTTCCTCCTGGCACAGGCAGCCGTGGACTGGGCTCAGAAGCTGCCTGCTGTGCCCATTACGCTCATGGTCAAGTATGACGTAAGTGTGGTGATGGGAAGATGGGCACAGAGTCATTTTCTTGAGGGAAAGGGTAGGGTTCACGAACTTGCGATTGAATTTTACTTACCTTCAAGTCAGAGccctgggagaggctgtggaACCTGGGGCATCACAGATGAACTTATTTAATTCCCACTACAACACGATACAGTGGTTCTGTGCTCACCCCCGACTGCAGGTGAAAATACTGATACCAGAGTTGTTAAAAGAATCCCCCCTCCCAGCTCACTCGTTTCACACGTGCCAGCATGTCCTCGCTCCCTTTCTCTCACTTGTACAAATGGGACCGATCCTTCTCCCCCTACAAGGTTATTGTGAGCTTTAAGATGCGGCAGTCTCTAGAAGTACCTAGTAAGCACCATGACCCAGAGGAGAAGTTTAATAAATACCGGCTGTTGTTAATAGCTCACATCTGTGTATATCAGACTGGAGGAGGGTTCAGGAAGGGTCTAGATCAGGAGTCCACTAACTATAGCCCACGGACCAAttcctgtttttgtaaattaagttttatagggggaataaatggtgatggaaggagactaaaGTTGGGGTGGTGAACTCActacacaatatacagatgatttattatagaattataccactgaaacctatataatttattaaccaatgtaaccccaatctatatataataaaagcataatatgctaattagaccagatgtccttccggacgaccttccggacgaagtcggggctacgagggaagcccgggtcctgggtgccagagggaagccggtgccggcagctgcgggaaggaaggcctactcttgcacaaattttgtgtattgggcctctggtaaattcaataaagaataataaaatagaatgaaaaaatttttattggaacacagccatgcagTGTATGTGGGTACTGTCCGTGGCTGCTCTCCGAAGGCAAATTTGAGTGATGGCAACAAACTGTAGAGccagcaaagcctaaaatacttactatTTTAATAGTTACACATAAAACATGGACTATCTATTTACTCTTAGGTATTTTCTATCTCATCAAGATTTGTGGTTTTCAGTCTCTTCTTTGGCCATTTTACTGAAATcgccaaggctcagagaagttagcgAACTTGCCCAAATACCTGTAAGCAGCAGATCCAGGGCTGCTCTGCGACTTCCGTGGCCCGAGGCACGTTCACGTTCATGAACTCCTTccttgtcaggtccagcctgacgattgaaccgggctgaggtagggaggtgggatttgagaagagaaagaaagacaggacatcgggattcgggaggtccacagctctcgagaagctctggcaacttttattagtaatacagtgctttttatacataagacactaagcagggaatcactcacaaggaaaacattctttgtttctctagaatcactactggagggataagttgaaggacaggtttcttgtgacaataaatctcactagttggacacatatttcttggtaagccatggaagtagctcttatcctactgatagcagtcatataaacaaaccctgggaaagctctgtaggcaggggctgctctcgttataccgattagttgccatccaaacaggcctgggaaatctgtgggggtaggtgccagccttgctagcccctacaggtgcaaggaccgtgtcagcttacagcccgttccccacactTCCTCCATTAAAAATATTAGTGACTCCATTGGGATAAACACAAACATACTAATAGTATCTAGTGAAACATGTTCCTCAACttgaaagttcatttttaaatgctgattTTAAACGAAAACAGAACATTTTCACAGGCCCCTAAAAGCATTGTGGGGCCCAGCACTGTGCCCAATGAGGAAATTGGCTCTGGGCAAAGCCAAGAGCCAGCCCAAGAAATCTGGTTTCCAAGTTCAAAGGGTTAACCTCTGACCTCCCTGCCTCTGTAGGCACCATTCATCCTCGCTCCAGCATAACTCAGGGAAATTGTAGGACCTGATGCTTATGTCCAGGATATTGGGACCGGCCCAGGCTCGGACGGTCCCACTGCATGACTTTAAGTTTCCATCTTTTACATGAGGTCCATGTGGGGCTGGACCTCAGAGATTCGTGCCTATCTGATAGAAAATGCATCTACAGTATTCATTTACAAAGGGGTCAACAAAGTGCTAATGCCCGATAAGCATTAATTTGATTTCTCTaagtgagaataataataaaaagtattcttCGAAGAGTAATATAAGCGAGTTCATACTACTCttcaaagagaaataataaaaatagcctttGTGCGGTGCTGTTTCAGACTCCTGATCTCCTATGATCCTCCTCAAACCCCGAAGGCAAAGGTTGCTTCTgagcccattttgcagatgagggcAGGGAAAGTTGAGCGGGCCCTGAAAGCGGcaagtggtggggggcagggaaggggccaGGGCGTCTGTCGGTTGACCTGGCCTTTTTCTCCCTTACGAAGGCTGTCTACACCATCCTGGACTTCGTCCCCTTCCTCTTCAACCAGCCGCCTCTGGAGAAACCCTTCCACTCCGCCCACAAGTCCTTCCAGTGGGAGCTCCGCTTCACCTCCTCGGCCTGCCCGCTGCTGCCCGCCCAGCGCCCCCTCACGGCCGCCCCGCTGGCCGCCGGGGTCCTGCAGCTGGTGGCTGGTGCCACGGTCCTCCTGGAGACCTACGCCTGCCGACTACGGCACACCATCGCAGCTTCCTTCTTCACGGCCCAGGAGGCGAGGAGGGTCCGCCACCTTCATGCCCGGCTCCAGCGGAGATACGACAGGAACCGAGGCCAGCAGCCGCccctgcaggctccttcctgatCCCGACACCCGGACCTGCCAGCAAGCACCCAACATGGATTGACATGCCTGGGCACACAGGACACCTGGAAGAACACAGAGCCCCGGAGAAGAGGGGGAAAGATCTTTGGAGTCACACAGACCTAAGTTGTAATCTTGGCCCTtctgctgcctccctgtgtgaccttggggggGTGgctgcacctctctgagcctccttttGTGCAGCCACATAACGACAATGATGTGAGCTACTTTCCGCACGGGACTGTGGCAAGGACAGAACGAAGTATTGGGCACGAAAGGCCCCCATACCCAGAAAAGGACTATGCCAAGCGGAAGGCAAGGAAGCGTGGAAAtggctcagggcttctccagACCAGGTGGGAGCTGGTCAAGGCTCTCACCTGCAGCAACCTGACCTGGTCAGTGGAGACGTCGCTTGTGAATGTGTCTAAATGCTCCTGGAACTTATTTATGTGCCCCCAAATCCTCTGAGCTTATTGGTTGCAATCtaaaattgtccttattttataaataatatatttattaaatcctAAATTAGGTTAGATTACTCTTTTGCTTCAGACTCCTTTAGGGGCTTCATTTAGGGCTGTCAGGTTTAGCAAATGAAAAAACAGGACACCAGCTTCCGGTTGATGTTTAGATAAACCACGAATATGGGTTTAATGTCCTGGAGACATATTGTTCTTATGCTAAACATACTTAGAACATGCCCATTGCGGTTGTGTAGCTGAAATTCAAACTGAACTGGATAACCTGTACTTTATCTGGCAATGCTATCCccatcctcctatctaataagagtaatatgcaaattgaccatcactccaacacacaagatggctgcccccatgtggacacaagatggccaccacaagatggccggcaggggagggcagttatgggtgatcaggccagcaggggagtgcagttgggggggacccaaacctgcaggggaaggcagttgggggcaactgggccagcagaggagggcagttgggggcaattgggctggcaggggagggcagttaagggcgaccaggctggcaaggtagggaagttaggggtgaccaggccagcaggggagggaagttggtggcgaccaggctggtgggggagggcagttagggttgaccaggccggcaggggagggcagttaggggcaatctggctggcaggggagcagttaggctggcaggggaatggttagggggtgatcaggctggcaggcagaagtggttaggggcaattaggcaggctggcaggcaggcgagaggttgggagccagtagtcctggattgtgagaggggccccagattggagagggtgcaggctgggctgagggacacccccccaacccccgtgcacaaatttcgtgcaccgggcctctagtaataataataaatgtgaatatattaaatCCACTGTTAAaaacctctatccactgagccaaaccagctagggccataggaacttaattcttgtttatatGAATTAGCCTGTAGCGACACTGGTTTTGTTATAGGTTGTTTCACCAAAATCACAGAACCTATCAACGATAAGTGAGAACTTACTCTATTTACGCTCATTTGTTACTGTTTATATACTATCTGGGGTTTCCCTTCCATATCCTggttgattttaattatttttgggGGTATGTAACATTACCTTAGTTTTAAGAATCAGGACTGTAAAGAAAGATACACATAGAGAAGTGTCACTTCCTCCTCATTCCTTCTACCCCATTTCTATCCCCCCATTCTTTCCATCTATTCCCACCCATCCTGAAGGTAATCAGTTTAATTGACTTCTGGTTTATCTGTTCTGTAATTCTTTTTGTAGATATGTGAAATTACATGTGCATTTTCTTTTATCCCCTTCTTTCTTACATAAAAAGTAGCATATTATTATAGAGAGTCCTTCGTACTTTGCTTTTCCCACTTATCAGGGTAGCCTGGGAATCTCTCCATATCAGCTCATAGAGTTCTTTCTCATTATTTACACCTTCAGATATTGCTTTTGATCActactctctcttctctgtcctctgagctccagaaccAAATATCCAACTGCCCACTAGGCATCTCTGATTGTATACTTCCCCACTTCGAGCACAGCATCCTGAACAGCAATGCATTCGCTTCCTATGCTCAagtctttccccccaccccccctcttaATTTCAGCATGGCATTAGCACCTACCTACCCAGCGGATCTTGCAATATAGACTGGACATTACATCTCTCATTACAGAACCTATTAGTGGTCAACTCTTCTTGCTCCTCATCATGTAGGATTgatttcctccttcccactcccacTGGAACTACCTGTGAGCATGTCTCACAGTGGTATGCTAGTTTTATTCCCCTCTAATTTGACCTTTAAGCCATTTCCCATTTTTCTAGAATAGGAGACAACAATTACACTAAGGACTAGAAAATAACTTCTTTTGGCTGTGTTggtcatatggtctctgtcaaaTCTACTCAACGCGGCTGTTATAGCATAAGCAGTCCTAGGTCATGTGTAAACAAATGGGCCTTGCCGCAGTCGTCTGTCAGTGGGTTGGACCTGGCAAATCCTtatgttctagggcagtggtcggtaaaccgcgcctctcaagccacatgcggctctttggccccttgagtgtggctcttccacaaaataccatggcctgggcgagtctattttgaagaagtggcattagaagaagtttaaaaaatttggctctcaaaaatttcaatcgttgtactgttgatatttggctctgttgactagtgagtttgccgaccactgttctaggcccaCAGAATCTAGGGCATTGCTTCTAAAATACAGATTTGATCACAAGACTCCAGTCCTTGCTAACAAATATCTCTTCATGGATTTACATTATTCACAACAGTGATCTCCAAAGTGGATGATAGGGAACACCCCGAGGATCCACTGGGCTTCTGTTCACATTGGTATTTTGGCTAAAAGATTCAGAAAATAATTAAGCTGTATTGATATTATCATATAGCTTAAAACAACTCAGATACATTATAATTTCCAGATAAAAGTATGTTAGTTGTATGTGCACACATTTTACTGATGTTGTACTTCCAAAAAAGTGAAGACTTTAATTCCAGGAAAAGTCCCTCTTTTCTCTGCCC from Eptesicus fuscus isolate TK198812 chromosome 12, DD_ASM_mEF_20220401, whole genome shotgun sequence includes:
- the OCSTAMP gene encoding osteoclast stimulatory transmembrane protein, whose translation is MRTLQGTAEHLIRTGWRFWLLGLCKALVPLQAAWVAFSQPVPASCDQLLIQLLLCGSLAVAAAGLAHHWLVSSLLYPLGPSAMVASLCGLLVLLGLGLVPPARCLFALSVPTLGTAQGRRLLLSWSTATLAVTVVPNVLANVGAAGQVLRCVTEGSLESLLNTTHQLHTASRALNPTGRGLTLQAQGNGSVFRLHMLKVTQQVLEDFSGLESLAQAAALGIQRVVTGLFALGLLINSARYLHCYLTDLRFDNVYATRQLAQQLEEAGATHLLASPPAWLLRAAWPRLSQGELLSCLLRLGLLALLLVATAVTVATDHVAFLLAQAAVDWAQKLPAVPITLMVKYDAVYTILDFVPFLFNQPPLEKPFHSAHKSFQWELRFTSSACPLLPAQRPLTAAPLAAGVLQLVAGATVLLETYACRLRHTIAASFFTAQEARRVRHLHARLQRRYDRNRGQQPPLQAPS